In Amycolatopsis methanolica 239, a single genomic region encodes these proteins:
- a CDS encoding YciI family protein has protein sequence MAKYLLLKHYRGAPAAVNDVPMDQWTPEEVTAHVQYMRVFAARLEETGEFVDGQALAPEGTWVRYDGEGRPPVTDGPFPETKDLIAGWMVIDVDSHERALELAGELSAAPGAGGKPIHEWLELRPFLAEPPTVTE, from the coding sequence ATGGCCAAGTACCTGCTGCTCAAGCACTACCGCGGCGCTCCGGCGGCGGTCAACGACGTGCCGATGGATCAGTGGACGCCGGAGGAGGTCACCGCGCACGTGCAGTACATGCGGGTTTTCGCGGCCAGGTTGGAGGAGACCGGTGAGTTCGTCGACGGTCAGGCGCTGGCTCCGGAGGGGACGTGGGTGCGCTACGACGGGGAGGGTCGTCCGCCGGTGACCGACGGCCCGTTCCCGGAGACCAAGGACCTGATCGCGGGCTGGATGGTGATCGACGTGGACAGCCACGAGCGTGCGTTGGAGCTGGCCGGCGAACTGTCGGCCGCACCCGGGGCGGGCGGCAAGCCGATCCACGAATGGCTCGAGCTGCGCCCCTTCCTCGCCGAGCCGCCCACCGTCACGGAATGA
- a CDS encoding VIT1/CCC1 transporter family protein: MTETKDAAEAHAHEPHGESLGSRLNWLRAGVLGANDGIVSVAGLVVGVAGATTDHGAILMAGIAGLVAGALSMAGGEYVSVSTQRDTEQAALKLEKQELKTMPEAEERELADIYEDKGLSRELAERVARELSQKDALAAHAEAELGIDPDELTNPWQAAWASFVSFSIGALIPLLAIALPPTSWRVWTCAIAVVAGLALTGYTSARLGSAGPGRAVARNVGVGALTMLVTYYVGTLFGITAG; the protein is encoded by the coding sequence GTGACCGAGACGAAGGACGCCGCCGAGGCGCACGCGCACGAACCCCACGGCGAGAGCCTGGGCAGCAGGCTGAACTGGCTGCGCGCCGGGGTTCTCGGGGCCAACGACGGGATCGTGTCGGTCGCCGGGCTCGTCGTCGGCGTCGCAGGCGCGACCACCGACCACGGCGCCATTCTGATGGCCGGAATAGCCGGACTGGTCGCGGGCGCGCTTTCCATGGCGGGCGGGGAATACGTTTCGGTGAGCACCCAGCGCGACACCGAGCAGGCCGCGCTCAAGCTGGAAAAACAAGAACTGAAGACGATGCCGGAGGCCGAGGAGCGGGAGCTCGCCGACATCTACGAGGACAAGGGCCTGTCCCGCGAGCTCGCCGAGCGGGTGGCCCGCGAGCTGTCGCAGAAGGACGCGCTCGCCGCCCACGCGGAGGCCGAGCTCGGCATCGATCCCGACGAGCTGACCAACCCGTGGCAGGCCGCGTGGGCGTCGTTCGTGTCGTTCTCAATCGGCGCGCTCATCCCGCTGCTGGCGATCGCGCTGCCGCCCACGTCGTGGCGGGTGTGGACGTGCGCGATCGCCGTCGTCGCGGGCCTCGCGCTGACCGGGTACACCAGTGCCCGGCTCGGCAGCGCCGGGCCGGGCCGGGCGGTGGCGCGCAACGTGGGCGTCGGCGCGCTGACCATGCTGGTCACCTACTACGTCGGCACGCTGTTCGGCATCACCGCCGGCTAG
- a CDS encoding dihydrofolate reductase family protein, with the protein MRLHEWAFTPDFEPRQSGPSAELMDRISAAGAVVSGRRTAEQVDHWGGDHGGMGVPIFVPSHRPPGPDVAGYPLMTYADGIVEAMARAKAAAGDRRVHVIGAYTGQRPIEAGVLDEVQIHQIPVLFGGGRRLFDVLPARIELGIPEVIDTPEATHIRYRVPR; encoded by the coding sequence ATGCGCCTGCACGAATGGGCGTTCACCCCGGACTTCGAACCACGCCAATCCGGTCCCAGTGCCGAGCTGATGGACCGGATCAGCGCGGCCGGTGCGGTCGTCAGCGGGCGCCGGACCGCGGAGCAGGTCGATCACTGGGGTGGCGACCACGGGGGCATGGGCGTCCCGATCTTCGTGCCCAGCCACCGGCCGCCCGGCCCGGACGTGGCCGGTTACCCGCTGATGACCTACGCGGACGGCATCGTCGAGGCGATGGCACGGGCGAAGGCGGCCGCCGGAGACCGCCGGGTGCACGTCATCGGCGCGTACACCGGGCAGCGGCCGATCGAGGCGGGCGTGCTGGACGAGGTGCAGATCCACCAGATCCCCGTGCTGTTCGGCGGCGGCCGCAGGCTGTTCGACGTACTGCCCGCGCGGATCGAGCTGGGGATCCCCGAGGTGATCGACACGCCCGAGGCCACCCACATCCGCTACCGCGTTCCGCGCTAG
- a CDS encoding peptide MFS transporter, with protein sequence MTTSTEAKRDTRFFGHPIGLANLFGVEMWERFSYYGMLGILPIYLYYSVAEGGLAMPEATATSIVGAYGGLVYLSTIVGAWVADRLLGSERTLFYSAVLIMIGHISLAFLPGFLGIGVGLVCVAIGSGGLKGNATAVVGTLYGEKDERRDAGFTIFYMGVNLGGFVGPLLTGLAQSEVGFHLGFGLAAIGMAIGLTQYTIFRRNLPDTAREVPNPLPAQRRPAIGGVLLVLVAVIVAAVLSGIVTAANLSDVVVWIVGIASVVYFTVILSSSKITAIERRRVLSFIPMFIASAAFFALYQQQFTVVAVYSDQRLDRDLFGWEMPVSWVQSINPVFILLLAPVLAAIWIKLGSRQPSTPIKFALGTSVMGVAFLLFLFFAGGAGNSTPLLALVGILLVFTVAELMLSPVGLSLSTKLAPDAFRTQMVALNFLSVSLGTALSGSLAEYYGTDHEASYFGIVGGVAVVIGVVLALISPFVRKLMSGVR encoded by the coding sequence GTGACGACCTCCACCGAGGCGAAGCGCGACACCCGGTTCTTCGGGCACCCGATCGGGCTCGCGAACCTGTTCGGCGTCGAGATGTGGGAACGCTTCTCGTACTACGGGATGCTCGGCATCCTGCCGATCTACCTCTACTACTCGGTCGCCGAGGGCGGCCTCGCGATGCCGGAGGCCACCGCCACCAGCATCGTCGGGGCCTACGGCGGTCTCGTGTACCTGTCCACGATCGTGGGCGCCTGGGTCGCCGACCGCCTGCTGGGGTCCGAGCGCACGCTGTTCTACAGCGCCGTGCTGATCATGATCGGGCACATCAGCCTCGCGTTCCTGCCCGGTTTCCTGGGGATCGGCGTCGGCCTGGTGTGCGTCGCAATCGGCAGCGGCGGGTTGAAGGGCAACGCCACCGCGGTCGTCGGCACGCTCTACGGCGAGAAGGACGAGCGGCGCGACGCCGGCTTCACGATCTTCTACATGGGCGTCAACCTGGGTGGGTTCGTCGGCCCGCTGCTCACCGGGCTCGCGCAGAGCGAAGTCGGCTTCCACCTCGGGTTCGGGCTCGCCGCGATCGGCATGGCGATCGGCCTGACCCAGTACACGATCTTCCGGCGCAACCTGCCCGACACCGCGCGCGAGGTGCCCAACCCGCTGCCCGCGCAGCGGCGGCCCGCGATCGGCGGGGTGCTACTGGTGCTGGTCGCCGTCATCGTGGCGGCCGTGCTGAGCGGGATCGTCACCGCGGCCAACCTGTCCGACGTGGTCGTGTGGATCGTCGGCATCGCGTCGGTCGTCTACTTCACGGTGATCCTGAGCAGCAGCAAGATCACCGCCATCGAGCGGCGGCGGGTGCTGTCGTTCATCCCGATGTTCATCGCCAGCGCCGCGTTCTTCGCGCTCTACCAGCAGCAGTTCACGGTGGTCGCGGTGTATTCGGACCAGCGGCTGGACCGCGACCTGTTCGGCTGGGAGATGCCGGTGAGCTGGGTGCAGTCGATCAACCCGGTGTTCATCCTGCTGCTCGCGCCGGTGTTGGCCGCGATCTGGATCAAGCTGGGCTCACGGCAGCCGTCGACGCCGATCAAGTTCGCGCTCGGCACGTCCGTGATGGGTGTGGCGTTCCTGCTGTTCCTGTTCTTCGCGGGCGGCGCCGGAAACAGCACGCCACTGCTCGCGCTGGTCGGGATCCTGCTGGTGTTCACCGTCGCGGAGCTGATGCTGTCGCCGGTCGGCCTGTCCCTGTCGACGAAGCTGGCGCCGGACGCGTTCCGCACGCAGATGGTCGCGTTGAACTTCCTGTCGGTCTCACTGGGCACCGCGCTGTCCGGCTCGCTGGCCGAGTACTACGGCACCGACCACGAGGCGTCGTACTTCGGCATCGTCGGCGGGGTCGCCGTCGTGATCGGTGTGGTGCTGGCGCTGATCAGCCCGTTCGTGCGGAAACTGATGTCGGGCGTGCGCTAG